In one window of Meiothermus sp. DNA:
- a CDS encoding SMC family ATPase has translation MGEPCPLCGHPVKTLPPPKAQANLQALQAQVDQLEATLTDLRAEFKAKQKRLEDLQQRLPKLQEQLQTLQNESQEAATELADLQAQVAGLGTLEQVKEERTQRLAGLAEEIRAITDNREVAVYVEALRQALESARALAQKVAEMENRQSELKGKVSSQAEIVRVLQANLDRQQRGVQVLLKEAGFAGPEAVQKARLSPAEVEALQKKLKDHEHEGVEIDRALRVLEQALSGQEPVTPAQVSEQKNRVAGLKTSLAETRERLGGKKSDLDRLQKQLDRKRQAQKEKAELDKQTDLWEQLAQDLKGDRFQDFLLERYQSGLLGRASELIQTLSQNRYSLRLEEGEYKVLDRWTDSLRPVRTLSGGESFMASLSLALSLSEHLSRGRIGALFLDEGFGTLDAETLEQVAGILEALPTQGRLVGIVTHVEALAERLPARLQVEKSPAGSKVRWVD, from the coding sequence GTGGGTGAACCCTGCCCGCTTTGCGGGCACCCGGTAAAGACCCTACCCCCTCCCAAAGCGCAAGCCAACCTACAGGCTCTTCAAGCCCAGGTCGACCAGCTTGAGGCCACGCTTACCGATTTGCGGGCCGAGTTCAAGGCCAAACAAAAGCGCCTCGAGGATCTGCAGCAACGCCTACCCAAACTACAAGAACAGCTCCAAACGCTGCAAAACGAATCCCAAGAAGCCGCCACCGAACTCGCCGACCTGCAGGCCCAGGTGGCCGGTCTGGGTACGCTCGAACAGGTCAAAGAGGAGCGCACGCAGCGCTTGGCAGGGCTGGCCGAAGAAATTCGTGCCATCACGGACAACCGCGAGGTTGCGGTCTATGTGGAGGCGCTTCGGCAAGCCCTCGAGTCCGCTCGCGCCCTGGCCCAGAAGGTGGCCGAAATGGAAAACCGGCAAAGCGAACTGAAGGGTAAGGTCTCGAGCCAAGCCGAAATTGTGCGGGTTCTACAAGCCAACCTGGACAGACAGCAACGGGGCGTGCAGGTTCTGCTCAAAGAGGCAGGGTTCGCGGGGCCGGAGGCGGTGCAAAAGGCCCGTCTGAGCCCTGCGGAGGTGGAGGCGCTGCAAAAAAAGCTCAAGGATCACGAGCACGAAGGGGTTGAAATTGATAGGGCGTTGCGCGTACTCGAGCAAGCCCTGAGTGGTCAGGAGCCGGTTACGCCTGCCCAGGTATCGGAACAAAAAAACCGCGTAGCCGGCCTCAAAACCTCGCTGGCCGAGACCAGAGAACGGCTGGGCGGCAAGAAGTCCGACCTGGACCGGCTGCAAAAACAACTTGACCGAAAACGCCAGGCCCAGAAGGAAAAAGCTGAGCTGGACAAACAAACCGATCTCTGGGAACAACTGGCCCAGGATCTCAAGGGCGACCGCTTCCAGGACTTCTTGCTCGAGCGCTACCAGTCCGGCCTGCTGGGCCGGGCCTCCGAACTCATCCAGACCCTCTCGCAAAACCGCTACAGCCTGCGCCTCGAGGAGGGCGAATACAAGGTGCTCGACCGCTGGACAGACTCCCTTCGCCCCGTGCGAACCCTTTCGGGCGGCGAAAGCTTCATGGCCAGCCTCTCGCTGGCCCTTTCCCTCTCGGAGCACCTTTCGCGTGGCCGCATTGGGGCGCTTTTCCTGGATGAAGGCTTCGGCACCTTGGACGCCGAAACGCTGGAACAGGTCGCCGGGATACTGGAAGCCCTGCCCACCCAGGGCCGCCTGGTCGGCATCGTGACCCATGTAGAGGCCCTGGCCGAACGCCTGCCCGCCCGCTTGCAGGTCGAGAAGTCGCCTGCAGGCAGCAAGGTGCGCTGGGTGGATTAA
- a CDS encoding SMC family ATPase, whose translation MRPLKLRIEGFGAYAEPQEISFDDVGLFAITGPTGSGKSTLLDAMTYALYKATPRIGSTGLKDLKHPQADSAKVELTFALGEQTWRVVRVVGKENQNRLEYLQSTDWKTHPASEKVKELDAKLGEILGMDYETFTRAILLPQGQFDLFLRGSPKERRETLIKLYGLELLKAMRERVAARLKTLAEQRAHLQGELDALAEAEGRAGLGAARGD comes from the coding sequence ATGAGACCGCTCAAACTGCGTATCGAAGGCTTTGGCGCCTACGCCGAACCACAGGAAATCAGCTTCGATGATGTGGGGCTGTTTGCCATCACCGGCCCTACGGGTTCGGGCAAGAGCACCCTGCTTGATGCCATGACCTATGCCCTGTACAAAGCCACCCCACGCATCGGCTCCACGGGCCTGAAGGATTTGAAACATCCTCAGGCCGATTCAGCCAAAGTGGAGCTGACGTTTGCCCTAGGAGAGCAGACCTGGCGCGTGGTGCGGGTGGTGGGTAAAGAAAACCAGAACCGCCTGGAATACCTGCAATCCACCGATTGGAAAACCCACCCCGCCTCCGAAAAGGTCAAGGAGCTCGACGCCAAGCTTGGCGAAATTCTGGGCATGGACTACGAGACCTTTACCCGGGCCATCCTGCTGCCGCAGGGCCAGTTCGACCTGTTTCTGCGCGGCTCACCCAAGGAGCGCCGCGAGACCCTGATCAAGCTCTACGGTCTGGAATTGCTCAAGGCCATGCGGGAGCGTGTAGCCGCCCGGCTCAAAACCCTGGCCGAGCAACGGGCTCACCTGCAAGGCGAACTCGACGCGCTGGCGGAGGCCGAGGGAAGAGCGGGTCTCGGCGCTGCGAGAGGAGATTGA